A section of the Humulus lupulus chromosome 2, drHumLupu1.1, whole genome shotgun sequence genome encodes:
- the LOC133816361 gene encoding uncharacterized protein LOC133816361 has product MDNIGSSAMLFGMRCIWESMHPNSRQLYKFFDTEHLSIGNDESKNYTVDLIAKWMMTMDRRGQIYFIPWIVDRHWMLVLVMMRGMTIILDPLKNHKSPPIITEVMEKAYAQCLENEYIGTFTKLVRGSCPKQPESHECGYYVLRYIYDLVNAPNPAEVIKKKWFDKKQFNVKEDLLPLQSDWLARLMPFVYEI; this is encoded by the exons atggataatattggatcctcagctatgctgtttggtatgag atgcatttgggaaagcatgcacccaaattcacgacaattatataaattttttgacaccgaacatctttctattggcaatgatgaaagtaaaaactatacggtggatcttatagccaaatggatgatgactatggatagacgaggccaaatatatttcattccttggattgttga tcgacattggatgttggtgctcgtgatgatgcgggggatgaccataattttggaccctttaaaaaatcataaatctccaccaataattacagaggttatggaaaa agcatacgcacaatgtttggaaaatgaatacatcggcacatttacaaaattggtgagaggttcttgtccaaaacaacctgaaagtcatgaatgtggttattatgtactaagatacatttatgatcttgtaaatgcaccgaatccagcagaagttatcaagaagaaa tggtttgacaaaaagcaattcaatgtcaaagaggatctactaccactacaaagtgattggttagctagattaatgccatttgtttatgaaatctaa